From Rhodopseudomonas palustris, a single genomic window includes:
- a CDS encoding cytidine deaminase, translating to MSITDTDRALIDAAIEAITKRYRNDWQEVGAALLTRTGRRYVAVNLDAYLGRMAVCAEAVALGQVITELGEAGIDTIVAVRHPKPHESNREVRVVSPCGACRELIWDYDRNARVLVPGPDGVEAVGISELLPNKYSRERVL from the coding sequence GTGAGTATCACCGACACCGACCGCGCGCTGATCGATGCCGCGATCGAAGCGATTACCAAGCGCTATCGCAACGACTGGCAGGAGGTCGGTGCCGCGCTGCTGACCCGCACCGGCCGGCGCTATGTCGCGGTCAATCTCGACGCGTATCTGGGCCGCATGGCGGTGTGCGCCGAGGCGGTCGCGCTGGGGCAGGTAATCACCGAATTGGGCGAGGCCGGCATCGACACCATCGTGGCGGTGCGCCACCCCAAGCCGCACGAGTCCAATCGCGAGGTCCGCGTGGTGTCGCCCTGCGGCGCCTGCCGCGAATTGATCTGGGATTACGACCGCAACGCCCGCGTGCTGGTGCCCGGGCCCGACGGCGTCGAAGCGGTCGGGATCAGCGAGCTGCTGCCGAACAAATACAGCCGGGAGCGGGTGCTGTGA